The DNA sequence TGCTGTGTGTCGTACGAGCCGAGGCGCTTGACCCACCCGCGCGAGGCTATCTCCTCGACGGCGTCGAGCGCCTCCTGCGCGCGTTCCTCGTACAGTCCGGCCTCGAAGTCGACGTGGAACAGGTAGTCGCCGAGGCGGTTGCCGCTGGGGCGGGACTCGATGCGCGAGAGGTTGATGTTCCGCTCCGCGAACGCCTCGAGCAGTTCGAGCAGCAATCCGGGGTAGTTGGCGTTCGGGTAGACGACGACGGTGGACTTCCCGCCGGCGTCCGAGCGGGCGGACTCGGGCGCGATGACGAAAAACCGCGTCGCGTTCGAGGACTGGTCCTGGATGTCCTCCGCGACGACGGAGAGACCCTCGCCGGCGTTGTCGGGGTGGCCGATGCCGGCGATGGAGGAGTCCTCGCGGGCGCGTTCGACGCCGCGGGCCGTGCTGGCGACGGCCTCCAGTTTCACCTCGGGGTAGTTGGTCTCCAAGTAAGTTCGACACTGCGCGAGGGCCTGCGAGTGGGAGGCGACGACGGAGAATTCCTCGGACTGCGCGAGGAGGGCGTGTCTGATGGGCGTCACTATCTCGCGGGTGACGGCGATGTTCGCGGAGGCGATGGCGTCCAGCGTCTCCGTGACGCTGCCTTCGATGCTGTTCTCGATGGGGACGACGCCGCGTTCGTACTCGCCGGCGTCGACGGCGTCGACGATGGCGGACACCGACTCGCGGAACGCCACGTCGTCGGCGACGGCGCGCGCCGCGCGGTGCGAGTACGTCCCGGCCGGACCCAGCGTGACTGCCTGCATGGACCGACGTTCTCCAGCCCCCTGTAAAAGGCTCTCGGGTGTACTCGCGCCCGTCGCGCTTCCTCGCACGTCCCGTCGTCGTGGGGTATATCGTCTCGCCCCGTGTGGCGGGTACTCGTGAACCGAAGACGCTACCTCGCCGCCTGCGGCACCGGTCTCGCCGCCCTCGCGGGATGCAACGCGCCCGTCGTCGACGACGGGACGACGGACCCGAGCGCACAGATAGTGAACCCGGGATTCGAGTCGGGGCTCCGGGGGTGGCTGATCGGCCGCGACCTGCCGACGGACCCGAACACGGGCCTTCCGGTCGAATCGGCCGCGCGGGTCGTCGACGACCCCGTCGCCTCCGGCGACGCCGCCCTCCAGTTGTTCATCAACGGCCTGCAGGACGACGGCGTCATCTGGGCTCAGCAGGCCGCTCGTTTCGACGAAGTGGACACGCTCTCGGTGTCCGTCCACTCGCCCGAGGAGTCGTTCAACACCATCACCAGACTCGCCGTCTACGCCGGGCCGCGGCCCGAGCGGGGGTGGTTGCGCGAGGCCGACTTCGACACCGAACGGGCGATAGAGGACCGCGCGGGGTGGAACCGATACGAGTACGAGGTGGACGCCGAGGACGTCGGCATCGTCGCCGTCGGCGTCAGCGTCGTCTGGGAGACGGAAGTGGCGCGGGCGATAGACGACGTGACGCTGTCCTGACGGGGTCCTACCGCTCCGCGCAGAAGTCGACGAAGTTCCGGAGGATTCGGAGTCCGGTCTCGCCGGACTTCTCGGGGTGGAACTGCGTGCCGAACACGTTGCCCGCCTCGTTCGCGACGATGGCCGGGAACTCGACGCCGTAGTCGGTGGTCGCCACGACGGCGTCCGCGTTTTCGGGGACGGCGTAGTAGGAGTGGACGAAGTAGGCGTACTGTCCGTCCACGCCCTCGACGAGGGGGTGGTCACGCTCGACGTCCAGTTCGTTCCAGCCCATGTGCGGCACCTTCTGCCCCTCGTCGAAGCGGACGTTGCGTCCGGGTATCAGGTCGAGTCCCTCCACCTCGCCCTCGCCGGCGTGGGCGGCCTCCTCCGAGGAGGTCAGAAGCATCTGCATCCCGAGGCAGATGCCGAAAATCGGCTGACCGCGGTCGGCCGCCTCGGCGAGGGCCTCGCGGAACGGGCCCGCGTTCTCCATCCCCTCGGAGAACGCCCCGACTCCCGGGAGGACGATTCCGTCGGCGTCGGCGAACGTCTCGGGGTCGTCCGAGACGGTCACGTCCGCGCCCGCGCGTTCGAGGCCGCGCCGCGCGCTCCGGAGGTTGCCGAGGCCGTAGTCGACCATGACCACAGAGGCCACCGTCTCGCGCGTCTCGGCCGTCGTCGTGCTCATATCGGAGATGGGAGGAGGGCGGTCAAGTGGCTTTCCCTCGGGGTAGATTCGGCCGCCGGGGCGTTCGCCGTCGGGCGTCTCCCGGTGCTCGCCGCTCGGATAGTCGCTCCGAAAACGGGGTTCGGCGCGGTCGCACACCTACAGGAGCATCGCTGCACGTGGCGTCCGGCCGCATCAAGATCGAAGATGGGGATGCGGACGCCGCTCCGGACCGGGTTCAGAACGGCGGCGAGTAATCCCGGTACTCCTCCATCGACTCCATCTCGGCCGTCTTCGTCGGCATGACCGCCGCCCGCGGGCCGCCCGCGCGGACCACTTTCACCGACGAGACGCCGTCCATCTCGTCGGGCAGGCGGTGCTCGATGGCGTTCATCGTCATCGGGGCGATGCCGCACCCCGAGCAGGCGCCGCCGATGGCGACTGTCACCTCGCCCGTCTCGTCGTCGACGTCCTGCACCTCGAAGAACCCGCCGTGCTCCTGTATCTGCGGGACGTTGTTGCTCAGGTAGTTCCGCGTTCGTCGTTCGAGGCCTTCGGCGCTCATATCTCGACATACGTTAACATATGTTATATCAATTGCCGTTTCGGGGGGCCGAACAACGGCGTTCGGGGGAAATCAGAGAAAACAGCGAGAACGCAGAACTCAGAAGTCGCCGAGGCTGGACTGGCCGTCGCCGCCGTCGGCGAGGCCCGAGAGGTCGGCCGCCTTCGCGACGGCGTCGAAGAACGTCTCCTTCTGGCTCCCGTCGTACAGCGTCGCGGCCGGGTGGACGCAGACGAGGGTGCGCTGGGAGCGGTCGCCGAGGCGCACGTCCGCCACGTCGCCCGCCTCCTTCGTCACCGCGACGGAGCGGTCGAGCAGGTGTTCGGAGGGCACCTTCCCGAGGGTGACGACGAGGTCCGGGTCGACGAGTTCGAGTTCTCGTTCGAGGTAGCCGCGGCAGTTGCCCAGTTCCTCCTTCGTCGGGTCGCGGTTCTCCGGCGGCCGACACCGGACGCAGTTCGTGATGCGCACGTCGGCGCGGGCCAACCCCACCTCGCGGAGGGCGTCGTCGAGGACGCTCCCCGACCGGCCGACGAACGGTTCGCCCTCCTCGTCCTCGTTCGCGCCGGGCGCCTCGCCGAGGAACAGGAGGTCCGCCTCGTCGGGGCCGACGCCGTTGACGATTCGGCTCCGGGACTCGACGAGGGCGGGGCACCGCTCGCACTCGCGGACGCAGAGGCCGTCCATCGCGTCGTCGCTCATACCGGAGGGGCGGGCCGGGGCGACTTAGCGGCGGCGGTCGGTCGGCGCGCCTCGCTCGTCTCTCCCTACCGCTCTCCCTCGCGCCACCGCCGGCCGGACCGGGCGAGGAGGCGCGCCACGCGGAGGGGTTCGGGGCGTCCGCTCCCCTCGGGCGTGTACGCGCGGACGGCGCGCGCCGCCGCCTCGTCGCCGACGCCGACGGCGCGGACGAACACGGTGTCGTCGCCGACGTCGACGGGTCGCCGCGGCGGCAGCGACTCGTACGTCGCGAGGCGGGCGTCGAGTGCGTCGCCGGAGAACTGCTCGCGAAGCGCCGACGCCAGCCCCGAACTCCCCTCGAAGGAGACCGAGAGAACGGGTCGCTCGACGGCGTCGGCGAGTCGTTCGAGGTCGACGAGGTTGAACCACGCGG is a window from the Halogeometricum sp. S3BR5-2 genome containing:
- the pheA gene encoding prephenate dehydratase; this translates as MQAVTLGPAGTYSHRAARAVADDVAFRESVSAIVDAVDAGEYERGVVPIENSIEGSVTETLDAIASANIAVTREIVTPIRHALLAQSEEFSVVASHSQALAQCRTYLETNYPEVKLEAVASTARGVERAREDSSIAGIGHPDNAGEGLSVVAEDIQDQSSNATRFFVIAPESARSDAGGKSTVVVYPNANYPGLLLELLEAFAERNINLSRIESRPSGNRLGDYLFHVDFEAGLYEERAQEALDAVEEIASRGWVKRLGSYDTQHVLY
- a CDS encoding NifU family protein, which encodes MSAEGLERRTRNYLSNNVPQIQEHGGFFEVQDVDDETGEVTVAIGGACSGCGIAPMTMNAIEHRLPDEMDGVSSVKVVRAGGPRAAVMPTKTAEMESMEEYRDYSPPF
- the hisH gene encoding imidazole glycerol phosphate synthase subunit HisH, whose translation is MSTTTAETRETVASVVMVDYGLGNLRSARRGLERAGADVTVSDDPETFADADGIVLPGVGAFSEGMENAGPFREALAEAADRGQPIFGICLGMQMLLTSSEEAAHAGEGEVEGLDLIPGRNVRFDEGQKVPHMGWNELDVERDHPLVEGVDGQYAYFVHSYYAVPENADAVVATTDYGVEFPAIVANEAGNVFGTQFHPEKSGETGLRILRNFVDFCAER
- a CDS encoding uracil-DNA glycosylase, producing MSDDAMDGLCVRECERCPALVESRSRIVNGVGPDEADLLFLGEAPGANEDEEGEPFVGRSGSVLDDALREVGLARADVRITNCVRCRPPENRDPTKEELGNCRGYLERELELVDPDLVVTLGKVPSEHLLDRSVAVTKEAGDVADVRLGDRSQRTLVCVHPAATLYDGSQKETFFDAVAKAADLSGLADGGDGQSSLGDF
- a CDS encoding DUF99 family protein, translated to MTPTPKPGTRALGVAESYADRRSDASARPDAESVLCGAVVRADRVVDGAAFDTCAVGGTDATDAIRRLFSDLGREDVRLLFVAGVAPAWFNLVDLERLADAVERPVLSVSFEGSSGLASALREQFSGDALDARLATYESLPPRRPVDVGDDTVFVRAVGVGDEAAARAVRAYTPEGSGRPEPLRVARLLARSGRRWREGER